ACGATACTACATAGGTTCTCTTTTTGATATTCAGCTGTATCTATTAGCAATTTCCTTCACCCCCTTTGCAAAATAGCACCCTTATTTTTAATGTTCAAGGTTTCACAACTGGTAAGTATTGCGACAAAAGTTTTTGTTGATTGTCGACAATCAACATTTTTCTTATTAATGATAATTCGACATGAACTATCATTATCCTTCTTTATTTTTAAAAAATTTCAAAAAATTTATTTGTTTTTTATTTCTATAGTACTGCTATTGCTTTCCAAAGAACTTTTGTCGACAATTGACACTTGTTAGTTGTTTAAATTCTAATCTCGCTTAAATTATAACACGATATTAGAATAAAAACAATATACTATATTGTATGAATATTCTATATTATTCACCAAAATTTCCCATCTCCTCTGCTAAATCAAAGGTAGTTTTCGTAATCTCTTGATACTATGTTGATTTTATTTTTGCTTCATGCTATACTTCAAGCAAATTAAAACCTCTGTGTTTATCTTTGCTTCTGAATGAAAAAGTCCCTCAGCAGTAGCTGGGGGATCTTTTCATTTATATTTGCTCTTTTCTTGTCCATCTATTGGCATCCCGTGTATTAAACTTATACATCATCGCTTCAAATGCTTTTTCTAGATCAATCTCTAAGGAATTAGCAAAACAAAGCAGAATAAATAAACAATCCGCTAGTTCCATATCTATGGTATTTTCCTCCTCGTCGGATCGCTTAGGTTTTTCTCCATAATAATGATTCACTTCCCTCGCTAATTCCCCAACTTCTTCCGTTAGCCTAGCCATCAATGCCAAAGGACTGAAGTATCCCTCCTTAAACTGTGAAATATATGCATCTACTTCTTTTGCCATTTCCTTTAAGGTTATATCTTTTTCCATCCTATTTACTTCCTTTCTTTTTTACGTAGCCGTCTATGCATGCCAGCATACTGAGGTTCAGCATCTTAAATTAAAACCATTAGCCTTCAAAACTAAAGCTCTACACTTCTTTCCTTTCTTTATTTTAACACAGTACTATATAATTTCTATAGGTTTTACAATATCTTTCCACAACCTCTAAAATTCATAAGGGCTTCGCTGGATAAACCAGTGAACTATTTCCATAGATATACCCGTAAACTGAAGATTAAGTTATCATGATTTTGCTTTTAAGGTATAAGACCTCCACCTCTAAGCGTTAGCGTAGGTGGGATTCCCAATCAGGTGGAGTAGACTCTCCACTTGATTCCCCGATGTTCAGCTTTAACTGGAGGAGTTCACTTGTATTTTCTGGTATATCTCCAAAATTGGTTTACATAATATTTTCTTTCCTGTATAATAACTCTATTGTATCACCTTGCAACTGCTGAATCCTGTATTTCTACAGGTACGGAGGAACCAATTTCGGGGTTAATCCATGTATATGGTAGGGAGCCTTCTATCCCGCACCCGTCAGCTAACTTCGGAAGCACCATTAAGGAAGGAGTGTTTATCTATGCAGGGAAACAGTAAAAAGATTGTATCGGTATTTTTAATTCTAGCATTTTTATCGATACAAATTGTAGGGGTATTCGCTAATAACCCTTATGTAACACTAAGGTTTGGTAGTAGAGGAAACGAAGTTGTAAGACTTCAACAAGCACTACGAAATAAAGGTTATTACAACAGCGCTGTTGATGGTATCTACGGTAAAATCACTGAAAATGCTGTTATCAATTTTCAGCGAGACAATCGCTTAACCATTGACGGTATTGCCGGTAGACAAACGCAGTCCAAACTTTATGAAGCTGCGACGGTCTCTAGAGGAAGCAGCACCACTAGGAATTCAGCATCTGCAAATGTGTATTGGCTTTCTAGGATTATTCATGCTGAAGCTGGAGCCGAGCCCTATACAGGAAAAGTAGCGGTGGGAAATGTTGTCTTAAATAGGGTTCATTCAAGGGAGTTTCCTAATACAATTTATAATGTCATTTTTGAATATTATAAAAACATCCCTCAATTCAGCCCTGTGGCTGATGGTACCATCTATAATACCCCTTCTCAAGAAAGTATACAGGCAGCCCACGATGCATTAAGTGGATCAAGACCTGTTGGTAATTCAACATATTTCTTTAATCCCAATAAAGCAACGGGACAATGGATTGTAGCAAACAAGCGTTACGTAACGAGAATAGGGAACCATGTTTTTTATCAGTAGTTTTTACTTTTATTCAGCAAAAGACCACATAGCTTATATGTGGTCTTTTGCTGCACTATTTTGTAAAAGAATCTCTTTATATTCTGTCATTTTGTCTTTATACTTCCATCGCTGAGACTGAGGAACATCTATGGTCATTTGCTTTTTTAAGGTTAATGGAGGCCCTTGAAAAATATGTATATAATCTGCCATAGATAAAGCTTCTTCTATATCATGGGTAGCAAAAACAAAAATTCTGCTTTTTTGATGTTTGTAGTCTATCATATACTGTATTAATGTTGTTTTTAATGCTAGATGAATACCTTTAAAAGGTTCGTCCATTACAAAAATTTCTCCTCCATAAGCAAAGGCTCTTGCAATAGATACCCGCTGCTTCATACCTCCACTTAATTCTTCAGGGTAATAGTTTTTAAACTTTGATAGATTCACTAAAGATAGGTATTCATCGACAATCTGTTGCGCCTCAACTTTTTTATACTGCCCTTCCAAAACAAATAAAATATTTTCTTCAACGGTTGCCCAAGGAAGCAAGCGATCTTCTTGGAAGATATAAGAGCAGGTTTTCTTTTCCACCTCTTCAAGG
The sequence above is drawn from the Clostridium formicaceticum genome and encodes:
- a CDS encoding ABC transporter ATP-binding protein, whose protein sequence is MKLSIKNLYKTYGGFQVICNFSMDFFYDKIHCVLGPSGCGKTTLLNIITKLISADQGNLEEVEKKTCSYIFQEDRLLPWATVEENILFVLEGQYKKVEAQQIVDEYLSLVNLSKFKNYYPEELSGGMKQRVSIARAFAYGGEIFVMDEPFKGIHLALKTTLIQYMIDYKHQKSRIFVFATHDIEEALSMADYIHIFQGPPLTLKKQMTIDVPQSQRWKYKDKMTEYKEILLQNSAAKDHI
- a CDS encoding nucleotide pyrophosphohydrolase, yielding MEKDITLKEMAKEVDAYISQFKEGYFSPLALMARLTEEVGELAREVNHYYGEKPKRSDEEENTIDMELADCLFILLCFANSLEIDLEKAFEAMMYKFNTRDANRWTRKEQI
- a CDS encoding cell wall hydrolase yields the protein MQGNSKKIVSVFLILAFLSIQIVGVFANNPYVTLRFGSRGNEVVRLQQALRNKGYYNSAVDGIYGKITENAVINFQRDNRLTIDGIAGRQTQSKLYEAATVSRGSSTTRNSASANVYWLSRIIHAEAGAEPYTGKVAVGNVVLNRVHSREFPNTIYNVIFEYYKNIPQFSPVADGTIYNTPSQESIQAAHDALSGSRPVGNSTYFFNPNKATGQWIVANKRYVTRIGNHVFYQ